In Magnolia sinica isolate HGM2019 chromosome 12, MsV1, whole genome shotgun sequence, a single genomic region encodes these proteins:
- the LOC131220617 gene encoding small ribosomal subunit protein uS9-like, producing MATPAIESVQCFGRKKTTVALIHCKRGRGLIKINGCPIELVELEILRYKAYEPILLLGRQCFSGVDMRMRVRGGGRTSQIYAIRQSIAKALVAYLWKYVDEQSKKQIKDIFVRYDRTLLVADRRRCEPKKFSVAAVGLDSGSLTGRSRKGEGRDRWRCLPLLFSCCVLLLLS from the coding sequence ATGGCTACACCAGCTATTGAGTCCGTACAATGCTTCGGGCGCAAGAAGACCACAGTGGCGCTCATCCACTGCAAGCGCGGGAGGGGTCTGATCAAGATCAACGGCTGCCCGATTGAGCTCGTAGAACTGGAGATCCTCCGCTACAAGGCTTATGAGCCGATCCTCCTCCTCGGCAGGCAGTGCTTCTCGGGCGTTGACATGAGGATGCGGGTCAGGGGTGGGGGCCGCACCTCTCAGATCTATGCCATCCGTCAGAGCATTGCCAAAGCCCTGGTGGCCTACTTATGGAAGTACGTAGACGAGCAATCCAAGAAGCAAATCAAGGACATCTTCGTCAGGTATGATAGGACGCTCCTCGTTGCTGATCGCAGGCGCTGCGAGCCCAAGAAGTTCAGTGTCGCCGCGGTAGGGCTCGATTCCGGAAGTCTTACCGGTAGAAgcagaaaaggagaaggaagggaTAGATGGAGGTgtcttcctcttctcttctcttgttGCGTTCTTCTTCTGCTCTCTTGA